One Flagellimonas sp. CMM7 genomic region harbors:
- a CDS encoding GDSL-type esterase/lipase family protein, with the protein MSKLIYLILVVISINGYKDGHLKNKESLSCMSPQVSSTKNILALGNSITEESDYRYLLWKKLLDAGYKHNFIGNRVGGTNEYPVYKGYTFNNRHQGVSGITTVDASAQINSWMRELKDIPDLALIHLGTNDTEFIFEGHLTLNQVITSMRTIIRELRKKNPKIAIYLAQITPLNTEFPKQNMLVPKINSNWALLASELNSGDSPIVLVDCNAGFTVDDLEDVCHPNEQGSEKMADRFAHAILPKY; encoded by the coding sequence ATGAGTAAATTAATTTATCTCATTTTGGTGGTGATTTCAATTAACGGTTATAAAGATGGCCATTTGAAAAACAAAGAAAGTCTTTCGTGTATGTCTCCTCAAGTTTCATCAACTAAAAATATATTGGCCTTGGGCAATTCTATTACAGAAGAATCTGATTACCGTTATTTATTATGGAAAAAACTGCTTGATGCGGGGTACAAACATAATTTTATTGGAAACAGAGTAGGGGGTACTAATGAATACCCGGTTTATAAAGGATATACTTTTAATAATAGGCATCAAGGCGTAAGTGGCATTACAACGGTGGATGCTTCTGCTCAAATAAACTCATGGATGCGAGAGCTAAAGGATATCCCCGATCTCGCTTTGATTCATTTAGGTACCAATGACACCGAATTTATTTTTGAAGGACACCTTACGTTGAATCAGGTAATCACGAGTATGCGCACCATAATAAGAGAGTTGCGTAAAAAGAACCCGAAAATCGCCATTTATCTAGCTCAAATAACTCCTCTTAATACTGAGTTTCCAAAGCAAAATATGTTAGTGCCAAAGATTAACTCTAATTGGGCATTGCTCGCTTCGGAACTAAATTCAGGGGACTCCCCAATCGTTTTGGTGGACTGTAATGCTGGCTTTACAGTAGATGACTTGGAAGATGTTTGTCATCCGAATGAGCAAGGAAGTGAGAAAATGGCAGATAGGTTTGCCCATGCTATTTTACCTAAATACTAA
- a CDS encoding iron-containing alcohol dehydrogenase, whose protein sequence is MKSFRYHQPTEIIFGTGKVQDAGEIVKKYGDRCLVVTTPAIEATKPMYDRVIQILKDAGVAVAHYDQVIPNPTTEVSAAGAKLALEHKADVILGLGGGSSMDAAKAIAVEASHEGSAWDYLFYKKQPTKKTLPVISVSTTSGTGSQVTQVSVITNTEERDKSALYHPLIFPAVCIVDPELMTTLPNFITAPTGFDVFCHAFESAIHPGRGAYIDLLAWEAIEHVVTYLPKVLEEPKSIEYREKMAWADTLAGLCIASAGVTLPHGMGMAIGGMYPHVAHGEALAIVYPACTRFTAISAPQEYGRMAKLMDSTLKDLSNEEAAKHAEEAIVKFLKKIGMYKKLSDVNMPENDIEALAQQCMVLPDYENNPKVATKNEMIELVKASY, encoded by the coding sequence ATGAAATCATTTAGATACCATCAACCAACGGAAATCATTTTTGGAACAGGAAAGGTTCAAGATGCGGGAGAGATAGTGAAAAAATACGGAGATAGATGCCTAGTAGTTACAACGCCTGCAATAGAAGCAACAAAGCCCATGTACGATAGGGTGATACAAATACTCAAAGATGCTGGTGTGGCCGTTGCCCATTATGATCAAGTTATTCCTAATCCAACAACGGAAGTCAGTGCTGCTGGAGCAAAATTGGCCCTAGAGCATAAGGCTGATGTTATTCTAGGCTTAGGAGGTGGTTCTAGTATGGACGCAGCTAAGGCCATAGCCGTGGAAGCCTCACATGAAGGTAGCGCTTGGGATTATCTGTTTTACAAGAAACAACCAACCAAAAAAACTTTGCCTGTGATTAGCGTTAGTACAACTTCTGGTACGGGGTCTCAAGTAACACAAGTTTCTGTGATTACCAATACCGAAGAAAGAGATAAAAGTGCGCTTTATCACCCTTTAATTTTTCCGGCTGTATGTATTGTAGACCCTGAATTAATGACTACGCTGCCAAATTTCATAACAGCTCCAACAGGATTTGATGTTTTCTGTCATGCCTTTGAGAGTGCTATCCATCCCGGAAGAGGAGCTTATATAGATTTGTTGGCCTGGGAGGCCATAGAACATGTTGTAACCTATTTACCTAAAGTTCTTGAAGAACCTAAAAGTATTGAATATAGAGAAAAAATGGCTTGGGCTGATACCCTGGCCGGATTATGCATTGCAAGTGCGGGAGTAACCTTGCCCCATGGAATGGGAATGGCCATTGGTGGTATGTATCCTCACGTGGCACATGGCGAGGCATTAGCTATTGTTTATCCTGCATGTACCAGATTTACGGCAATTTCAGCGCCGCAAGAGTACGGTAGAATGGCAAAACTAATGGATTCAACTTTAAAGGACTTGTCTAATGAAGAAGCGGCTAAGCATGCCGAAGAGGCCATTGTTAAATTCCTTAAGAAAATAGGTATGTATAAAAAATTGAGCGATGTGAACATGCCAGAAAATGATATAGAGGCATTAGCACAGCAATGCATGGTACTGCCAGATTATGAGAACAATCCAAAGGTGGCAACAAAAAACGAAATGATTGAGTTGGTTAAAGCGTCCTATTAA
- a CDS encoding sugar phosphate isomerase/epimerase, translating to MFVNPTMHIESIAQKHIAEMLGVGRKLKGMGIDAMVVNPEAKENEPVEHKTDSELKIQSKALDSLGAGLRKIGIRMLYHNHAIEMENNAKEFNHVVTHTKPENLGLCVDSDWIYKGTGSLDALYGLINEHAKRIEELHLRQTQNGIWTETFGAGDIDYGKIAETLLKHNQKPRLFLEQAADEETPHTMSAIEAIGLSIDNVREIFSGFNK from the coding sequence ATGTTTGTGAACCCAACCATGCACATTGAAAGCATAGCACAAAAACATATTGCTGAAATGCTTGGCGTTGGACGCAAATTAAAAGGGATGGGAATAGATGCCATGGTGGTTAATCCTGAAGCTAAAGAGAATGAACCCGTAGAGCATAAAACAGATTCCGAACTTAAAATACAATCTAAGGCATTGGATTCTCTGGGAGCAGGATTGAGAAAGATTGGTATTAGAATGCTTTATCACAATCACGCCATAGAAATGGAAAATAACGCCAAAGAGTTCAATCATGTGGTGACACATACAAAACCTGAAAATCTTGGGCTTTGTGTTGATTCAGATTGGATTTACAAAGGCACAGGTTCATTAGATGCCCTTTACGGACTGATAAATGAGCACGCAAAACGCATTGAAGAACTTCACTTAAGACAGACCCAGAATGGGATTTGGACCGAAACTTTCGGAGCAGGTGATATTGATTATGGAAAGATTGCTGAGACGCTTCTAAAGCACAATCAAAAACCGAGGCTTTTTTTAGAACAAGCTGCAGATGAAGAAACACCGCATACTATGAGTGCCATAGAAGCTATAGGTCTTAGTATTGACAATGTAAGAGAGATCTTTTCAGGTTTCAATAAGTAA
- a CDS encoding ROK family transcriptional regulator translates to MSDKKLSIGNSIYINKLNKIRVLHLIRNEKHISRAEIVKRTGLSAPTVTRISDDLINKEKLVSVVGTGESSGGRKPKILRFNSKENFVVGIDLGTTYIRGVLSDLDGDFILEREIPTKFEEGFEKVIEQIGGIIETLTSRKLAKDKKVLGIGLAVAGLVNKNNGIIEYSPVFNWKNVNILEVLKEYTALPVFFDNVSRLTALGELWYGIGREYKHFISVNLGYGIGAGIISNGKPFYGSNGFSGEFGHLIMDSDSNFIDRAGLKGSLEALSSGYGIIQIAKEELIEDMGSGLLEEMIDSNIENVDARIITVAAMAGDKVALCIYNKVMKYLGIGLDTLIKLFNPECIVFSGGLIGGKKFLINKLESEINKHSMVSLSSKTELLESSFGENAALMGAFSLILNKVLNLEIN, encoded by the coding sequence ATGAGTGATAAAAAGTTGTCAATAGGTAATTCCATTTACATAAATAAACTTAATAAAATTAGGGTCTTACATCTTATTAGAAATGAAAAGCATATAAGTCGAGCCGAAATTGTTAAACGAACAGGGTTGAGTGCTCCAACCGTTACAAGAATATCAGATGACCTTATCAATAAAGAAAAGTTAGTTTCTGTTGTTGGTACTGGGGAGTCTAGCGGAGGTAGAAAGCCAAAAATACTAAGGTTTAATTCTAAGGAAAATTTCGTGGTGGGAATTGATTTAGGGACCACTTACATCCGAGGGGTTTTATCAGACTTAGATGGCGATTTTATTTTGGAACGAGAAATTCCTACGAAGTTCGAAGAGGGATTTGAAAAAGTTATTGAACAGATAGGAGGTATTATAGAGACCCTAACTTCCAGAAAATTAGCGAAGGATAAGAAAGTTCTTGGAATTGGATTGGCAGTAGCAGGTTTGGTGAATAAAAATAATGGCATAATAGAATATTCTCCAGTATTTAACTGGAAAAACGTTAATATTTTGGAGGTGCTCAAGGAGTATACCGCACTACCCGTATTTTTTGATAATGTTTCTCGTTTAACAGCTTTAGGAGAGCTATGGTATGGAATAGGAAGAGAATACAAGCATTTTATAAGTGTAAACTTAGGTTACGGTATTGGCGCTGGAATTATTTCCAATGGAAAACCTTTTTATGGTTCTAATGGTTTTTCAGGTGAATTTGGGCATTTAATAATGGATAGCGATAGCAATTTTATTGACAGAGCAGGCCTAAAGGGATCACTTGAAGCTTTATCATCGGGGTATGGGATAATACAAATTGCCAAAGAAGAGCTTATTGAGGATATGGGTTCAGGATTGTTAGAAGAAATGATTGACTCAAACATTGAGAATGTAGACGCAAGAATTATCACTGTTGCAGCAATGGCAGGTGACAAAGTTGCATTATGTATTTATAATAAGGTTATGAAATATCTTGGTATTGGTTTGGATACTTTAATAAAACTTTTCAATCCAGAATGTATAGTGTTTTCAGGAGGTCTAATAGGGGGCAAGAAGTTTCTAATAAATAAGCTAGAAAGTGAAATTAATAAACATTCAATGGTGAGCCTATCATCTAAAACAGAACTACTGGAATCATCATTTGGGGAAAATGCAGCGTTAATGGGCGCTTTTTCTTTAATCTTAAATAAAGTACTAAACTTGGAGATTAATTAA
- a CDS encoding SDR family oxidoreductase, whose product MFDSKVVIVTGGSAGIGKEAALAFAKHGAKVVVASRRTTEGEETVHNINIKGGEAIFVKTDVANADEVQKMVRNTIRHYGQLNMAFNNAGIEGTPFVNAQDYDLEVWNKVLDINLKGVWLCMKYQIPELLKNSGAIVNNASGAGLRGGLAGAAYHASKHGVVGVTRSAALEYADKGIRINAVCPAVIQTSMAERAFFHDNKLTKLAIEMHPIGRIGKPNEVVDAVLWLCSEKASFITGHALPIDGGALI is encoded by the coding sequence ATGTTTGATTCTAAAGTAGTTATTGTAACAGGAGGAAGTGCGGGGATTGGAAAAGAAGCTGCACTGGCATTTGCTAAACACGGAGCTAAAGTTGTGGTAGCTTCGAGAAGAACAACAGAGGGAGAAGAAACAGTACATAACATAAACATAAAAGGGGGAGAAGCCATTTTTGTTAAAACAGATGTAGCCAACGCAGATGAAGTCCAAAAAATGGTTCGGAACACCATTAGGCATTACGGCCAACTAAATATGGCATTTAACAATGCGGGTATTGAAGGTACTCCTTTTGTGAATGCACAAGATTATGACCTAGAAGTGTGGAATAAAGTTTTAGATATAAACTTGAAAGGCGTATGGCTATGTATGAAATATCAAATTCCAGAACTTCTTAAAAACAGCGGTGCAATTGTTAATAATGCATCAGGAGCTGGGTTGAGAGGTGGCCTGGCAGGAGCTGCTTACCATGCTTCTAAACATGGCGTTGTTGGTGTAACAAGGTCTGCGGCTTTGGAATATGCAGATAAGGGAATTAGAATTAATGCAGTTTGCCCTGCCGTTATACAAACATCAATGGCCGAAAGAGCCTTTTTTCATGATAATAAATTAACAAAACTGGCTATTGAGATGCACCCTATTGGTCGTATCGGTAAGCCAAATGAAGTGGTTGATGCTGTATTATGGCTCTGTTCAGAAAAGGCCTCTTTTATTACAGGACATGCGTTACCAATAGATGGAGGTGCTCTAATTTAA
- a CDS encoding zinc-binding dehydrogenase: MRQAIMPKPGAIEFNDVEKPSNIGDKEVLISVKKIGVCGSDIHVFHGKHPFTPYPVVQGHEYSGEVVETGKAVTKFKTGDKATARPQLVCGKCGPCKRGDYNICDVLKVQGFQAPGVAQDYFVLPEDRMIKLPSSMSFEIGALVEPTAVAAHCTLKAGDLKGKNVVVTGAGPIGNLVAQFARIRGANVLITDLSEYRLQKAKDCGIEHTCNPKEEKLEACLSRVFNGEGFHVGFECAGVEIALDNLIQNVNKGGDVVAVAVYGDRPRVDVSILGDRELKLIGTLMYTHEDYEQAVKYLDNGQLITEPLITKRFPFEDYLEAYRYIDDQGDQTLKVIIDL, translated from the coding sequence ATGAGACAAGCTATAATGCCCAAACCGGGAGCTATAGAGTTTAATGATGTTGAAAAACCATCTAACATTGGAGATAAAGAAGTGCTGATTTCGGTAAAAAAAATTGGTGTATGTGGAAGTGATATACATGTTTTTCATGGTAAGCATCCTTTTACGCCGTACCCAGTGGTTCAAGGGCATGAGTATAGTGGCGAAGTGGTTGAAACTGGTAAAGCAGTTACCAAATTTAAAACAGGCGACAAAGCTACGGCTAGACCACAGTTGGTTTGCGGAAAATGTGGCCCTTGCAAAAGAGGCGATTATAATATTTGTGATGTTTTAAAAGTACAAGGCTTTCAGGCGCCTGGTGTGGCCCAAGATTATTTTGTGCTTCCCGAAGATAGAATGATTAAGCTTCCAAGTAGTATGTCATTCGAAATTGGGGCTTTAGTAGAACCAACCGCCGTTGCAGCTCATTGCACTTTAAAGGCTGGGGATTTAAAAGGCAAAAATGTGGTTGTAACCGGAGCAGGACCCATTGGTAATCTTGTGGCACAGTTTGCAAGGATAAGAGGAGCCAATGTATTGATTACGGATTTAAGTGAGTATAGGTTGCAAAAGGCCAAGGATTGTGGTATCGAGCATACTTGCAATCCAAAAGAAGAAAAATTGGAAGCATGTTTGTCTCGGGTGTTCAATGGAGAGGGGTTTCATGTTGGTTTTGAATGTGCCGGTGTGGAAATAGCTCTAGATAATTTAATCCAAAATGTGAATAAAGGAGGAGATGTTGTTGCCGTAGCGGTATATGGTGACCGCCCCAGAGTAGATGTTTCCATATTAGGGGATAGAGAGCTCAAACTTATAGGAACCTTGATGTATACACACGAAGATTATGAGCAAGCTGTCAAATATCTAGACAATGGCCAACTGATTACGGAACCTTTAATAACCAAAAGATTTCCATTTGAGGATTATTTAGAAGCTTACAGGTATATAGATGATCAGGGGGACCAAACTTTAAAAGTTATTATCGATTTATAA